In Verrucomicrobiota bacterium, one genomic interval encodes:
- a CDS encoding threonine synthase — MDKRSTFSHLRCRECGREYSKEAIHVCEFDFGPLEAAYDYDAVKEILSREVISQRTRSMWRYRELLPIDGQPSVGLHTGFTPLVRAKRLAERLGVRELYIKNDAVNHPTLSFKDRVVSVALTRARELGMDTVACASTGNLANSVAANAASAGLRSFVLIPSDLEPSKIVNSLVFGTNVIGIHGAYDQVNRLCSEIAGKYGWGFVNVNLRPYYAEGSKTMGFEIIEQLGWKLPRHTVVCMASGSLLTKVRKAYQEFVKVGLAEDAPASIYGAQATGCSPITTAVKSGTDVVRPVPKPRTIAKSLSIGTPADGYYAIRVMQETGGTAEDASDAEIIDAIKLLAETEGIFAETAGGVTVACAKKLIESGRIPRDESIVLCITGYGLKTQEAITEHVGAPSLIQPNLREFEALIEPPTPFTIN, encoded by the coding sequence ACTCGAAAGAAGCCATCCACGTTTGCGAGTTCGATTTCGGACCGCTCGAAGCGGCGTATGACTATGACGCCGTTAAAGAGATTCTCTCACGTGAGGTCATTTCGCAGCGTACCCGGTCCATGTGGAGGTACCGCGAGCTTCTCCCCATTGACGGCCAGCCTTCCGTCGGGCTCCACACCGGCTTTACGCCCTTGGTGCGAGCCAAGCGGTTGGCGGAACGCCTTGGCGTGCGTGAACTCTACATCAAGAACGATGCCGTCAATCACCCGACCCTTTCGTTCAAGGATCGCGTGGTCTCCGTTGCCCTGACGCGGGCCAGGGAACTGGGCATGGATACCGTCGCCTGCGCTTCGACCGGCAACCTGGCCAATTCCGTGGCTGCAAACGCCGCGTCCGCCGGCCTGCGCAGCTTCGTCCTGATTCCCTCCGACCTGGAGCCGAGCAAAATCGTCAACTCTCTGGTGTTCGGCACGAACGTCATCGGCATTCACGGCGCCTACGATCAGGTAAACCGGCTTTGTTCCGAGATTGCCGGCAAATACGGCTGGGGCTTCGTCAACGTCAATCTCCGGCCTTACTACGCTGAAGGCTCCAAAACCATGGGGTTTGAGATCATCGAGCAACTCGGGTGGAAATTGCCGCGGCACACGGTGGTTTGCATGGCCAGCGGATCGCTTTTGACCAAGGTGCGTAAAGCTTACCAGGAATTTGTCAAGGTGGGCCTGGCTGAGGACGCCCCGGCCTCCATCTACGGGGCTCAGGCGACCGGTTGCTCACCGATCACGACGGCCGTGAAGAGCGGGACCGACGTGGTTCGTCCCGTGCCGAAACCGCGAACCATCGCCAAATCGCTTTCGATCGGTACACCTGCCGACGGTTATTATGCCATTCGCGTCATGCAGGAAACCGGCGGAACCGCCGAAGACGCGAGTGACGCCGAGATCATCGACGCCATCAAGCTGCTGGCGGAAACCGAAGGCATTTTTGCCGAAACGGCCGGCGGCGTCACCGTGGCGTGCGCCAAAAAACTGATCGAGTCCGGCCGGATTCCGCGCGACGAAAGCATCGTCCTTTGCATTACGGGCTACGGCCTGAAGACGCAGGAGGCGATCACCGAACACGTTGGCGCCCCTTCGCTCATCCAGCCGAACCTGCGCGAGTTCGAGGCGCTCATCGAACCACCCACCCCTTTTACCATCAACTGA
- a CDS encoding MoaD/ThiS family protein: protein MSVPVRIPTPLRKLTHNQEVVQVEGANVREVLNSLESAFPGLKERICDEHNNIRRFVNVFVNDEDIRFLQESDTPVKSGDEVSIVPAIAGG from the coding sequence ATGTCCGTCCCCGTCCGCATCCCTACCCCGCTTCGCAAGCTTACCCACAATCAGGAAGTCGTTCAGGTCGAAGGCGCAAACGTCCGTGAAGTGCTTAACAGCCTTGAAAGCGCGTTTCCCGGACTGAAGGAGCGCATCTGCGATGAGCACAATAACATCCGGCGTTTCGTCAATGTTTTCGTCAACGACGAAGACATTCGCTTCCTTCAGGAAAGCGATACCCCGGTCAAAAGCGGCGATGAAGTCAGCATCGTGCCGGCCATCGCCGGCGGTTAG